CACGCCGAACCTGCACTACGAGATCGTCTATGGCATGTCCGACAACGCCCGCGGGTGGTGGGACGCCTCCGCGGCGCAGCGCCTGGGCTACAAGCCGCAGGATCGGTCCGAGGACTACGCGGCCGAGATCATGGCGAAGGGCGATGGCCTCACCGGCAACCCGGTGGTCGACCTGCATCAGGGCGGCGCGTTCGCGGCCGCCGAGGACATGACGCCGCCGAAGCCGGCCTAGCCGCGCTTCACCCGCGTCACGAGCTGTGTCGGGTTAATGAAGCGGAGCGCGATCAGCAGCCAGATCAGCGTCGTCACCATGTAGATGACGGCCATCGCGTCGATCGACTGGATCGCCCGCACGCCGGCCGCGAACACCGCGTAGTAGAGCGCGACGACCAGCGTCTGGCTGCTCGGCCCGGAGACGAAGAACGTCAGCTCGAACATCGCCAGCGTCCGAACCAGCACGATCAGCAGCGAGGCGAGGATGCCGGGCATGAGCAGCGGCAGCAGCACGTAGAAGAACAGCTTCCACGTATTGGCGCCGAACACGCGCGCCGCCGCCTCGATCTTGGGGTCGATCTGCTCGATGAACGGGATCATGATCAGGATGACGAACGGCACCGTCGGCACGAGATTGGCGAGCACCACGCCCCAGAACGTCCCGCCGAGTCCCGACTGGTAGAGCACGGTCGCCAGCGGAATGCCGTAGGTGATCGGCGGCACCATCAGCGGCAGCAGGAACAGCAGCATCACGATCGGCTTGCCGGGGAAGTCGCGCCGCGCCAGCGCGTAGGCGGCGGTGACGCCGAGAATTGCCGAGATCAGCACGACGGTGAACGCGACCTGGAAGGTGACGACGAGGATCTGGTTGAGCTGGAACTCCGCCCACGCCGAGGCGTACCAGTTGGTCGTCAGGCCCGACGGCAGCCAGCTCCGCAGCCAGCGTGTCGAGAACGACGAGACGATCACCGTCGCGACCATCGCGAAAAGATTGAGCAGGAAGAAACCGACGATGACCCACACCGCCGTCGCCCAGAGCTTCGCGCCGATCGTCGTGTCGCGGATCATGGCGTCAACCCTTCCCGCCCGAGGTCGCGCCGCGATAGAAGAAGCCGCGCGCCGCCAGCACCAGCACGACGATGGCGAGCTGCGTGAAGCCCATGATCATCGCGATGGTCGAGGCCATCGGGTAGTCGTACTGCTCGAACGCCGCCTGGTACGCCGCGATCGAGATGACGCGCGTCGATCCCGCCGGATCGCCGAGCACGACCGCCGAGGGGAACACCGAGAAGGCCTGCACGAACGACAGGCAGAACGTGATCGCCAGCCCCGGAGCCAAGAGCGGCAGGAAGATCGTGCGGAAGCGCTGCGAGGCCCGCGCGCCGAGCGTCGCAGCCGCCTGCTCCAGCGCCGGATCGATGCCGGTGACATACGACAGCGTCAGCAGGAACGTAAACGGGAAGCCGGTGATCAGCAGCGAGGCGAACACGCCCCAGTAGTTGTGCACCAGCCGCACCGGCTTATCGATGATGTGGAACAGCAGCAGCGTCCGGTTGAACCAGCCCTGCGGCCCGAGATAGTTGAGCAGGCCCTCGGCGACCAGCACGGTGCCCAGCGTGATCGGCAGCACGAGGATGCCGGTCAGCAGCCGCGGATTGCTCATCAGCCGCACGCGGAACGCGATCGGCACGGCGATGACGAGATTGAACAGCGTCACGGG
The sequence above is drawn from the Bauldia sp. genome and encodes:
- a CDS encoding ABC transporter permease — its product is MIRDTTIGAKLWATAVWVIVGFFLLNLFAMVATVIVSSFSTRWLRSWLPSGLTTNWYASAWAEFQLNQILVVTFQVAFTVVLISAILGVTAAYALARRDFPGKPIVMLLFLLPLMVPPITYGIPLATVLYQSGLGGTFWGVVLANLVPTVPFVILIMIPFIEQIDPKIEAAARVFGANTWKLFFYVLLPLLMPGILASLLIVLVRTLAMFELTFFVSGPSSQTLVVALYYAVFAAGVRAIQSIDAMAVIYMVTTLIWLLIALRFINPTQLVTRVKRG
- a CDS encoding sugar ABC transporter permease, whose translation is MNTTISLRQRLAARGIDGITLLLAPAVAFVLALFVYPFFYGLMLSFAPKTGGWLANYATFFSDSYLYDTIWTTLWVSVPVTLFNLVIAVPIAFRVRLMSNPRLLTGILVLPITLGTVLVAEGLLNYLGPQGWFNRTLLLFHIIDKPVRLVHNYWGVFASLLITGFPFTFLLTLSYVTGIDPALEQAAATLGARASQRFRTIFLPLLAPGLAITFCLSFVQAFSVFPSAVVLGDPAGSTRVISIAAYQAAFEQYDYPMASTIAMIMGFTQLAIVVLVLAARGFFYRGATSGGKG